Genomic window (Thermodesulfobacteriota bacterium):
CAGCGCCTCCCGGAGGTGGAGCTTGTTCGGCACGAACGGAAGGTCCGCCTGCTCCCGGTGCAGCTCGATGGAGGCCCCGTCCTCTCCGACCTTCGGGAAATACTTGATCTTGACCACGCTCGCAGGGGGCCGTCCGCCGCCGGTGTCGGGAAGCTGGAACGCGGTGAAGACCAGCGTCGCCGCTGGGACTCCCGCGAGCTGGTCCTCCTTGCACGTAAGGGCCGATTCCTCCCGGATCGCCGAGGAGAACGCCCCCTGGAGGTCCGTACCGATCCTGTCCATGGCGATCCGGACCTGGCGGAAATCCCGGGCGCGCGAGGAGAGGAGGTCGCGCGTCCGCGCGGCTCCGGTGAAGGCGGACACGAGGAGGAGGAGGATCACCGAGAGGATGGCGAGCGCGAGGAGGATCTCGACCAGGGTGAAGGCGCGGCGGGAGCGGGGGAGAAGCTTCATTTCTTCACTGCAAGGCCGGTGAGCGACACCCGCTCCTCCCGGCCGTCGGAGGTCCACAGGACGACGACCTCCACCTCGCGCAGGTCGGGGTAGAGCGATTCGCGGACCGCGCGCTTCCAGGAATACGCCTCGTTGGGGGGGGAGAACTTCCCCTCCGTCTCCGCCACCTCGGGGTATTTGGCCACCGCCTCCAGGACCATCGCCTCCGCGAGGTAGGACGCGGCGGTCCAACGCTCCGACCGGTCCATGGCGGCGATCGCCCCGGAGATGACCTGGTACGCGAGGAGCAGCGTGGCCGCCAGGATAGAAAGGGAGACGAGCACCTCGATCAGCGTGAATCCCTTCCGGTCACCCATCGCCGGTCACCGTGCCCTCGAGGACTTTCATGGAGCCGTCCCACGGGTTGAGCCGCAGCGTCCAGCGCGCGACCTCCCGGTCATCGTCCGCTTCCCGGATGTGGATCCAGGTCGCCGGGACGCGTCCTCCCGGGAGGAACCGGATCTCCGTGGGGATGTCCAGCGGGCGCTCCTCCCCCTCGATCCGGATGCCGGTAACGGAAAGCCGCGACCCGAATTCGCGGGGGCGCCGCTGCGCCTCGGGGCGGTCGACGATGCGGAACTCGTACTTCCCCTCGGAGGGGAGAATGACCAGGCGGGTCTCCCGCTTCTCGAACAGGGAGATGTCGAACGCCTCCTCGGAGCCGGAGGCCAGGTCCCGGAACACGGCGTCCCGGCTGCGCTCCCCGAACTGGGACAGCCGGGGGGCGACGGTCCAGAGGATCAGGCCGAGCACGAACAGGACGACGGAGAGCTCGACCAGCGTGAAGCCGCCGCTATGCGTCTTCCCAGGAATTGACGTCCGCATCCTCGCCTTCACCGCCCGCCACGCCGTCCGCGCCGTAGGAGCTTATGTCGTAGTCGCCGTGCGACCCGGGGGAGATGTAGATGTACTGGTTCCCCCAAGGATCCTTCGGGACCCGGTCGAGGTAGCCGCCCTTGCGGTAGTTCTTCGGGATTCGGCCGGCCTCGGGAATCCGGACCAGCGCCTCCAGCCCCTGATCGGTCTCCGGGAAGAAGCCGTTGTCGAGCTTGAACAGCTCGAGCGCCTGCTGGATGTGCTTGATCTGGACGCGCGCTTGCGTCTTCTTCGCCTCCTCCGTGCGGCCGATCAGCTTGGGGACCACGAGGGCCGCGAGCAGCCCGAGGATGACGATGACCACCATGATCTCGATGAGGGTGAACCCCGCCCTGTCGCGGAGCCGCCTCGCGGGATTTCTTCGATCTTCCATGGACCGGCCTCCTATCGGACGATGTTGGAAATGTCGAGCAGCGGCAGCAGCACCGCCACGACGATGAAGGCGACGACCGCCCCCATCACGAGGATGATCAGCGGCTCGAGCAGGGAGAGCAGGCGGGAGAGGCGCGCCTCGATCTCCTCGTCCATCGCGTCCGCTCC
Coding sequences:
- a CDS encoding type II secretion system protein GspJ, with the protein product MKLLPRSRRAFTLVEILLALAILSVILLLLVSAFTGAARTRDLLSSRARDFRQVRIAMDRIGTDLQGAFSSAIREESALTCKEDQLAGVPAATLVFTAFQLPDTGGGRPPASVVKIKYFPKVGEDGASIELHREQADLPFVPNKLHLREALIAEGIKGFRVELYDGTTWHKQWPAGGATKTKLPEKVAVTLTGSRGEVYRREILLMLAGQESILTYSGRRAGSSQ
- a CDS encoding prepilin-type N-terminal cleavage/methylation domain-containing protein, which codes for MGDRKGFTLIEVLVSLSILAATLLLAYQVISGAIAAMDRSERWTAASYLAEAMVLEAVAKYPEVAETEGKFSPPNEAYSWKRAVRESLYPDLREVEVVVLWTSDGREERVSLTGLAVKK
- a CDS encoding prepilin-type N-terminal cleavage/methylation domain-containing protein; its protein translation is MRTSIPGKTHSGGFTLVELSVVLFVLGLILWTVAPRLSQFGERSRDAVFRDLASGSEEAFDISLFEKRETRLVILPSEGKYEFRIVDRPEAQRRPREFGSRLSVTGIRIEGEERPLDIPTEIRFLPGGRVPATWIHIREADDDREVARWTLRLNPWDGSMKVLEGTVTGDG
- the gspG gene encoding type II secretion system major pseudopilin GspG, coding for MEDRRNPARRLRDRAGFTLIEIMVVIVILGLLAALVVPKLIGRTEEAKKTQARVQIKHIQQALELFKLDNGFFPETDQGLEALVRIPEAGRIPKNYRKGGYLDRVPKDPWGNQYIYISPGSHGDYDISSYGADGVAGGEGEDADVNSWEDA